A window of the Macaca nemestrina isolate mMacNem1 chromosome X, mMacNem.hap1, whole genome shotgun sequence genome harbors these coding sequences:
- the LOC105468373 gene encoding kita-kyushu lung cancer antigen 1 homolog, with the protein MNIYLLLASSILCALMIVFWKYRFQRNTGEMSSISTAFALLRRSSTGLINSNTDNNLSFNNLSRDILNNFPHSIDMQKRLLVNLKRVEYKMAELEYILVSHGFRGASGHRKST; encoded by the exons ATGAACATCTATTTACTCCTAGCGAGCAGCATTCTGTGTGCCTTGATGATTGTCTTCTGGAAATACCGCTTTCAG AGAAACACTGGTGAAATGTCATCAATTTCTACTGCTTTTGCACTACTAAGACGCTCTTCTACTGGGTTAATTAACAGCAATACAGACAACAATCTTTCATTCAACAACCTCTCTcgggatattttaaataatttcccaCACTCGATAGACATGCAGAAGCGACTATTGGTAAACCTCAAGAGGGTGGAATACAAAATGGCTGAACTGGAATATATTCTAGTTAGCCACGGTTTCAGAGGTGCATCAGGTCACCGGAAATCCACCTAA